Proteins encoded together in one Shewanella oneidensis MR-1 window:
- a CDS encoding heme ABC transporter permease, which translates to MWKWLHPYADPERAYKLSGTLFPWFAILACLFITVGTVWGLLFAPTDYQQGDSYRIIFIHVPAASMSMAAYMGMATAAFIGLVWQVKLADWAAASIAPIGAVITFIALFTGATWGKPMWGTWWVWDARLTSELVLLFLYLGVISLYASFEDKVLAARAAGILAIVGVINIPIIKYSVEWWSSLHQPSTIRITEKSTMSSEMLYPLLINILGFGLMIGAITIVRFRAEILARNGMRPWVRELAKAEEVK; encoded by the coding sequence ATGTGGAAATGGTTACACCCTTACGCGGATCCTGAACGCGCTTACAAGTTATCAGGAACATTATTTCCATGGTTTGCTATCTTAGCTTGTCTTTTCATTACCGTTGGCACGGTATGGGGCTTATTGTTTGCCCCAACTGATTACCAACAGGGTGACAGTTACCGTATTATCTTTATCCATGTGCCGGCCGCTTCAATGTCAATGGCTGCTTATATGGGCATGGCGACGGCGGCATTTATTGGCCTTGTCTGGCAGGTTAAACTAGCAGACTGGGCAGCGGCTTCTATTGCACCTATTGGTGCAGTCATCACCTTTATCGCTCTCTTTACAGGTGCGACTTGGGGTAAACCTATGTGGGGCACATGGTGGGTGTGGGATGCGCGCCTAACCTCTGAATTGGTCTTACTTTTTCTCTATTTAGGTGTTATTTCGCTCTATGCTTCTTTTGAAGACAAGGTACTTGCGGCACGTGCTGCGGGGATCTTAGCAATCGTCGGCGTAATCAATATTCCGATTATTAAATACTCAGTTGAATGGTGGAGCTCACTGCATCAACCTTCAACTATTCGGATTACTGAAAAATCGACCATGTCGAGCGAAATGTTGTACCCACTTTTAATCAATATTTTAGGTTTCGGGCTTATGATAGGGGCTATCACTATTGTGAGATTTAGAGCAGAAATCTTAGCCAGAAACGGAATGCGCCCATGGGTGCGTGAACTTGCTAAAGCTGAGGAGGTCAAATAA
- the ccmB gene encoding heme exporter protein CcmB — protein sequence MKRGISFTQAFFTLLQRDLKIAIRHRGDIFNPLLFFIMVVTLFPLGIGPEPQMLARIAPGIIWVAALLASMLSLERLFKADFSDGSLEQMLLSPQPLAILVLAKVLAHWLLTGVPLILIAPLLAVLLNLEANSYGALIATLALGTPVLSLLGAIGVALTVGLRKGGVLLSLLILPLYIPVLIFATSAIDAAGMNLPYDGQLAIIGAMLIGSLTLAPFAIGASLRVSTN from the coding sequence ATGAAAAGAGGCATCAGCTTTACTCAAGCGTTTTTTACATTACTGCAGCGGGATCTAAAAATCGCGATTCGCCACCGCGGTGATATTTTTAACCCATTGTTATTCTTTATTATGGTTGTCACCCTATTTCCACTTGGTATTGGTCCAGAACCGCAAATGTTGGCGCGTATCGCCCCAGGGATTATTTGGGTTGCGGCATTGCTCGCGTCGATGCTATCGCTTGAGCGCCTTTTTAAAGCCGATTTTAGTGATGGCAGCTTAGAGCAGATGCTGCTTAGTCCACAACCGCTCGCCATTTTAGTATTGGCAAAAGTATTAGCTCACTGGTTACTCACGGGTGTCCCACTCATCCTTATCGCACCACTGCTAGCTGTGTTACTGAACTTAGAAGCCAACAGCTATGGAGCCTTGATTGCCACACTGGCTTTAGGCACTCCAGTGTTGTCACTCTTAGGTGCGATTGGCGTAGCATTAACCGTTGGTCTGCGCAAAGGCGGCGTACTGTTGAGTCTACTCATCCTACCACTTTATATTCCTGTGCTAATTTTCGCGACCAGTGCCATTGATGCAGCAGGAATGAATTTACCCTATGACGGTCAGCTCGCTATAATTGGCGCAATGCTGATCGGTTCGTTAACCTTGGCACCTTTTGCAATAGGTGCATCTCTGCGAGTGAGTACTAACTAA
- the rpsD gene encoding 30S ribosomal protein S4: protein MARYLGPKLKLSRREGTDLFLKSGVRAIDSKCKLESAPGQHGARKPRLSEYGLQLREKQKVRRIYGVLEKQFRNYYKEAARLKGNTGENLLQLLETRLDNVVYRMGFGATRAESRQLVSHKSVMVNGRVVNIPSFKVSANDVVSIREKSRTQARIKAALEVAAQREKPTWVEVDSAKMEGAFKRIPERSDLSAEINEQLIVELYSK, encoded by the coding sequence ATGGCAAGATACTTGGGTCCCAAGCTCAAGCTCAGCCGCCGAGAAGGTACTGACCTTTTCTTAAAAAGCGGTGTGAGAGCAATCGATTCTAAGTGTAAACTGGAATCTGCACCAGGACAGCATGGCGCTCGTAAGCCACGTCTGTCAGAGTACGGTTTACAGTTACGCGAAAAACAAAAAGTTCGTCGTATTTACGGTGTGTTAGAAAAACAATTCCGTAACTACTACAAAGAGGCTGCACGTCTAAAAGGTAACACTGGTGAAAACCTGTTACAACTTTTAGAAACTCGTTTAGATAACGTTGTTTATCGTATGGGTTTTGGTGCGACTCGTGCAGAATCACGTCAGCTAGTAAGCCATAAATCAGTTATGGTTAACGGTCGTGTTGTTAACATTCCGTCATTCAAAGTGTCTGCGAATGATGTTGTAAGCATCCGTGAAAAGTCACGCACTCAAGCTCGTATCAAAGCGGCTTTAGAAGTGGCTGCTCAACGCGAGAAGCCTACATGGGTTGAAGTCGACAGCGCGAAAATGGAAGGTGCTTTCAAGCGTATTCCAGAACGTAGCGATTTGTCTGCGGAAATTAACGAACAGCTGATCGTCGAGCTTTACTCTAAGTAA
- the ccmD gene encoding heme exporter protein CcmD — MQFDSISDFFNMGGYAFYVWLAYGVTFFCLSTLIITSARQKRKVLIEIAKKMNREERLKETRSNKS; from the coding sequence ATGCAATTCGATTCTATCAGTGATTTTTTCAACATGGGTGGCTATGCCTTTTATGTATGGCTTGCCTATGGCGTGACCTTCTTCTGTTTGTCGACGCTGATCATCACAAGCGCACGCCAAAAGCGCAAAGTGCTTATTGAAATAGCGAAAAAGATGAACCGCGAAGAGCGCCTCAAAGAAACTAGGAGTAACAAATCGTGA
- the ccmI gene encoding c-type cytochrome biogenesis protein CcmI: MTTFWIFIALVMLISLTLIWIPHFRQQKLLRTEEAGVRKQTNLELFNERLATLEKELHEELLDQAEFDALKKELEISLLQDIKQASDDSLVNQIKPKSILWPSVMSVCLIAISGYLYQHLGAFENIGNTQAANPHAGMDTAQIMAQRVQMMEAQVQAEPENSQAWFSLGHAYISANQFDKAVAAFDKVIDLVGKHAELIGPKATALYYKAGQQMTPQVQALIDESLALDPQDPSTLLLVGMDAFFTAKYQKAINSWQTILDSNRPDVDRAALMNAIETANLRIQAETSGMPNDDVHKQAKVTSKSVSIAISISPELAAKAGPDDTIFVFARATEGPKVPLAATKVSAKSLPVTVTLDDSTGMGGDVKLSQTASVEVIAVLSKHGNIKPQAGDIQGKISKVNVGETANLVLDTQVQ, encoded by the coding sequence ATGACGACATTTTGGATTTTTATTGCGCTTGTTATGTTGATCAGCTTAACGCTGATCTGGATCCCGCATTTCAGACAGCAAAAGTTGTTGCGCACTGAAGAAGCTGGCGTTCGCAAACAAACGAACCTCGAATTGTTCAATGAGCGTCTTGCTACCCTTGAGAAAGAACTTCATGAAGAGCTACTCGACCAAGCAGAATTTGATGCGCTTAAGAAAGAACTCGAAATCAGTTTGCTCCAAGACATCAAACAAGCAAGCGATGATTCTCTCGTCAATCAAATCAAGCCTAAGAGCATCCTTTGGCCATCGGTCATGTCGGTCTGCTTGATAGCGATCTCCGGTTATCTTTATCAACATTTAGGTGCCTTTGAAAATATAGGCAACACCCAAGCTGCTAACCCGCATGCAGGTATGGATACAGCTCAAATCATGGCACAACGCGTGCAGATGATGGAAGCCCAAGTACAAGCAGAGCCTGAAAATAGTCAAGCTTGGTTTAGTCTGGGGCATGCTTATATTTCTGCGAACCAATTCGACAAAGCGGTCGCCGCATTCGACAAAGTGATAGATTTAGTAGGTAAGCATGCAGAGTTAATCGGTCCAAAAGCGACGGCATTGTATTACAAAGCTGGTCAGCAAATGACGCCACAAGTTCAAGCTTTGATCGATGAATCGTTAGCATTAGATCCGCAGGATCCGTCAACATTATTGCTAGTAGGTATGGATGCTTTCTTCACAGCTAAGTACCAAAAAGCTATCAATTCATGGCAAACCATTCTCGACAGTAACCGCCCAGATGTAGATCGCGCTGCACTGATGAATGCGATTGAAACAGCTAACTTACGTATTCAAGCCGAAACCTCTGGCATGCCTAACGATGATGTACACAAGCAGGCAAAAGTCACAAGTAAATCAGTGAGTATTGCGATTTCAATCTCACCAGAGCTTGCGGCGAAAGCTGGTCCAGATGACACTATCTTTGTATTCGCCCGTGCAACTGAAGGCCCTAAAGTACCGTTAGCAGCGACCAAGGTCAGCGCAAAATCCTTACCTGTAACGGTGACATTAGATGATAGCACTGGCATGGGGGGCGATGTTAAATTAAGCCAAACAGCAAGTGTTGAAGTCATTGCGGTCTTATCTAAGCATGGCAATATCAAACCACAAGCTGGTGATATCCAAGGAAAGATTAGCAAAGTGAATGTGGGTGAAACCGCAAACTTAGTACTGGATACTCAAGTACAATAA
- the rpsK gene encoding 30S ribosomal protein S11: protein MAKVPSRSPRKRVRKQVADGMAHIHASFNNTIVTITDRQGNALSWATSGGSGFRGSRKSTPFAAQVAAERAGAAAQDYGLKNLEVFVKGPGPGRESAIRALNAVGYKITNITDVTPIPHNGCRPPKKRRV, encoded by the coding sequence ATGGCTAAAGTTCCGTCACGTTCTCCGCGTAAGCGCGTACGTAAACAGGTTGCAGATGGCATGGCTCATATCCATGCTTCTTTCAACAACACAATTGTCACCATTACAGATCGTCAAGGTAATGCGTTGTCATGGGCTACCTCAGGTGGTTCAGGTTTCCGTGGTTCACGTAAATCTACGCCATTTGCTGCACAGGTAGCTGCTGAGCGTGCAGGTGCTGCTGCTCAAGACTACGGTTTAAAAAACCTTGAAGTGTTTGTGAAGGGTCCAGGTCCAGGTCGTGAATCAGCCATTCGTGCGCTGAACGCTGTTGGTTACAAAATTACCAACATTACCGATGTGACGCCGATCCCTCATAATGGTTGTCGTCCTCCTAAAAAGCGTCGTGTATAA
- the secY gene encoding preprotein translocase subunit SecY, whose product MAKPGLDLKSAKGGLSELKARLLFVIGAIIVFRAGSFVPIPGIDAAVLAELFAQQSGTILGMFNMFSGGALERASIFALGIMPYISASIIMQLLTVVHPALAELKKEGESGRKKISQYTRWGTLVLGTFQSVGIATGLPNLVPGLVVNIGFGFYFVAVVSLVTGTMFLMWLGEQITERGIGNGISILIFAGIVAGLPSAIGQTAEQARQGDLNVLVLLLLAVIIFAVTYFVVFVERGQRRIVVNYAKRQQGRKVFAAQSTHLPLKINMAGVIPPIFASSIILFPGTLAQWFGQNESMSWLSDFSLAVSPGQPLYSLLYAAAIIFFCFFYTALVFNPRETADNLKKSGAFIPGIRPGEQTSRYIDKVMTRLTLAGALYITFICLIPEFMLIAWKVQFYFGGTSLLIMVVVIMDFMAQVQTHMMSHQYESVMKKANLVNKANLDRFGR is encoded by the coding sequence ATGGCAAAACCAGGACTTGATTTAAAAAGCGCGAAAGGTGGACTTTCTGAGTTGAAAGCTCGCCTCCTGTTCGTGATTGGTGCGATTATCGTCTTTAGGGCCGGTTCGTTTGTACCAATTCCTGGTATTGACGCAGCTGTATTAGCAGAGCTGTTTGCTCAGCAAAGTGGAACCATCCTTGGCATGTTTAACATGTTCTCGGGTGGTGCCCTTGAGCGTGCTTCCATTTTTGCATTAGGTATCATGCCGTACATTTCGGCATCGATTATTATGCAGTTATTGACTGTTGTGCATCCTGCACTGGCTGAATTGAAAAAAGAAGGCGAGTCAGGACGTAAAAAAATTAGTCAATATACACGTTGGGGTACGTTAGTGCTGGGTACATTCCAGTCGGTCGGTATTGCAACAGGGTTACCAAACTTAGTCCCAGGCCTCGTGGTCAATATTGGATTCGGTTTCTACTTTGTTGCCGTTGTGAGTTTAGTTACTGGAACTATGTTTCTGATGTGGCTAGGTGAGCAAATTACCGAACGAGGTATAGGTAATGGTATCTCGATTTTAATTTTCGCAGGTATTGTTGCTGGATTACCTTCCGCTATCGGCCAAACGGCTGAGCAGGCGCGTCAAGGTGACCTGAATGTGTTAGTATTGTTGTTGCTTGCGGTAATTATATTCGCTGTGACTTATTTCGTGGTATTCGTGGAGCGTGGTCAACGTCGTATCGTTGTTAACTATGCTAAGCGTCAGCAAGGCCGTAAGGTATTCGCTGCGCAAAGTACCCACCTACCGTTGAAAATAAATATGGCTGGTGTAATTCCACCAATTTTTGCGTCAAGCATCATTTTGTTCCCAGGTACACTGGCTCAGTGGTTTGGTCAAAATGAGTCTATGTCATGGTTAAGTGATTTTTCACTGGCTGTGTCTCCTGGACAACCGCTTTACTCATTATTATATGCGGCAGCAATTATTTTCTTCTGTTTCTTCTATACTGCGTTGGTATTTAACCCACGTGAAACAGCAGATAACTTGAAGAAAAGTGGTGCATTCATCCCTGGGATCCGTCCTGGAGAACAGACTTCGCGTTACATTGATAAAGTGATGACCCGTTTGACATTAGCAGGCGCGTTATACATTACCTTTATCTGTTTAATTCCGGAGTTCATGTTAATTGCGTGGAAAGTACAGTTCTATTTTGGCGGTACTTCACTACTAATTATGGTAGTCGTAATCATGGACTTCATGGCTCAGGTTCAGACCCATATGATGTCACATCAGTATGAGTCTGTGATGAAGAAAGCTAACCTAGTTAACAAAGCGAATTTAGATCGTTTTGGTCGCTAA
- the rplQ gene encoding 50S ribosomal protein L17 — MRHRKSGRQLNRNSSHRQAMFRNMASSLVRHEIIKTTVAKAKELRRVVEPLITLAKSDSVANRRLAFARTRDAEVVGKLFTELGPRYQERPGGYTRILKCGLRAGDKAPMAYIELVGRPEAAQAVDVEAAE; from the coding sequence ATGCGCCATCGTAAGAGTGGTCGTCAACTTAACCGCAACAGCAGTCACCGCCAAGCTATGTTCCGTAACATGGCAAGCTCACTGGTTCGTCATGAGATCATCAAGACAACCGTAGCTAAAGCGAAAGAACTGCGTCGCGTAGTTGAGCCTCTGATAACACTTGCTAAGAGTGACAGCGTTGCAAACCGTCGTTTAGCGTTTGCACGTACTCGCGACGCTGAAGTCGTAGGTAAGTTATTCACTGAATTGGGTCCACGTTACCAGGAACGTCCTGGTGGCTATACCCGTATCCTTAAGTGCGGTTTACGTGCTGGTGATAAAGCCCCAATGGCTTACATCGAGCTAGTAGGTCGTCCAGAAGCTGCTCAAGCTGTTGATGTTGAAGCTGCTGAGTAA
- the scyA gene encoding monoheme cytochrome c5 ScyA: protein MKKLLAMTAVAALTMSVNVSAQDAEAIYNKACTVCHSMGVAGAPKSHNTADWEPRLAKGVDNLVKSVKTGLNAMPPGGMCTDCTDEDYKAAIEFMSKAK from the coding sequence ATGAAAAAACTGTTAGCCATGACTGCAGTCGCCGCTTTGACTATGTCAGTCAACGTTTCAGCTCAAGATGCTGAAGCTATTTATAATAAGGCATGTACCGTATGCCATAGCATGGGTGTTGCTGGTGCTCCTAAATCCCACAATACTGCTGACTGGGAACCACGTTTAGCTAAAGGTGTTGATAATCTAGTTAAAAGTGTAAAAACTGGATTAAATGCAATGCCACCAGGTGGTATGTGTACAGATTGTACCGATGAAGATTACAAAGCTGCGATTGAGTTTATGTCTAAAGCTAAGTAA
- the rplO gene encoding 50S ribosomal protein L15: protein MRLNTLSPAAGAKHAPKRVGRGMGSGLGKTAGRGHKGQKSRSGGGVRPGFEGGQMPLKIRLPKFGFTSRRAMVTAEVRVLELAKVNGDVIDLNALKDANVITRNIQFAKIVLSGTIERPVTVKGLKVTKGARAAIEAAGGKIEE, encoded by the coding sequence ATGCGTTTAAATACTCTATCTCCAGCTGCAGGCGCTAAGCATGCACCAAAGCGTGTAGGCCGTGGTATGGGTTCAGGCTTAGGTAAAACTGCGGGTCGTGGTCATAAAGGCCAAAAATCTCGTAGCGGTGGCGGTGTACGCCCAGGCTTCGAGGGTGGTCAAATGCCACTTAAGATCCGTTTACCTAAATTTGGTTTTACCTCGCGTCGCGCTATGGTAACAGCTGAAGTTCGTGTACTCGAACTGGCTAAAGTTAACGGTGATGTTATCGACTTAAACGCTCTGAAAGATGCGAACGTTATTACTCGCAACATCCAGTTTGCGAAAATCGTTCTTTCAGGTACCATTGAGCGCCCTGTGACCGTTAAAGGTCTGAAGGTAACCAAAGGTGCACGTGCAGCGATTGAAGCTGCTGGCGGTAAGATCGAGGAATAA
- the ccmA gene encoding cytochrome c biogenesis heme-transporting ATPase CcmA, whose amino-acid sequence MTNIISVDTLLSASKLTCIREERILFDELSFEINAGDIVQIEGPNGAGKTSLLRILAGLSRPYAGQTFYVNEDINRCRDEYNEDLLYLGHLAGVKSELTAEENLNFNLRISGYDDFDTSAILAKVNLSGFEEALAGHLSAGQHRRTALARLWHNDCKIWILDEPFTAIDKRGVEELEQLFIKHADNGGCVILTTHQDMGIIKDDRLRKIRLDYRFV is encoded by the coding sequence GTGACAAATATAATTTCAGTAGACACACTGTTATCAGCGAGCAAGCTGACATGCATCCGCGAAGAACGCATCCTGTTTGATGAATTAAGTTTTGAGATTAATGCGGGCGATATCGTCCAGATTGAAGGCCCTAATGGTGCTGGCAAAACCAGTTTATTACGTATTTTGGCAGGCTTATCTCGACCCTATGCAGGGCAAACCTTTTATGTCAATGAAGACATCAACCGATGTCGCGATGAATATAATGAAGATCTGCTGTATTTAGGCCATCTTGCAGGGGTGAAATCTGAGTTAACTGCTGAAGAAAACCTTAACTTCAATTTAAGAATCAGTGGCTATGATGATTTTGATACATCTGCCATATTGGCAAAAGTGAATTTATCTGGATTTGAAGAAGCCCTTGCAGGGCATTTATCCGCAGGTCAGCATCGCAGAACAGCATTGGCAAGACTCTGGCACAATGATTGTAAAATATGGATCTTGGATGAACCTTTTACTGCGATAGATAAAAGAGGTGTCGAAGAACTTGAACAATTGTTTATTAAACATGCGGATAATGGTGGCTGCGTGATCCTTACCACTCACCAAGATATGGGCATTATCAAAGATGATAGGCTTCGTAAAATTCGTCTAGATTATCGCTTCGTATAA
- the rpmJ gene encoding 50S ribosomal protein L36 gives MKVRASVKKICRNCKIVKRSGVVRVICVEPKHKQRQG, from the coding sequence ATGAAAGTTCGAGCTTCCGTGAAGAAGATCTGCCGTAACTGCAAGATCGTCAAGCGTAGTGGCGTTGTGCGCGTTATCTGTGTTGAACCAAAACACAAACAGCGTCAAGGCTAA
- the rpsM gene encoding 30S ribosomal protein S13 encodes MARIAGINIPDQKHTVIALTAIFGIGRTRARAICAATSIAETAKIKELSEAQIDTLREEVAKYLVEGDLRREISMNIKRLMDLGCYRGLRHRRSLPLRGQRTKTNARTRKGPRKPIKK; translated from the coding sequence GTGGCCCGTATCGCTGGCATTAACATTCCTGATCAAAAGCATACAGTCATCGCATTGACTGCAATTTTCGGCATCGGCCGTACTCGCGCTAGAGCAATCTGCGCAGCTACGTCAATTGCTGAAACTGCTAAGATCAAGGAATTGAGCGAAGCTCAAATCGACACCCTACGCGAAGAAGTTGCCAAATACTTAGTAGAAGGTGACTTACGTCGTGAGATTTCTATGAACATCAAGCGTCTTATGGATCTTGGTTGTTATCGTGGTCTCCGCCATCGTCGTAGCCTGCCTCTTCGTGGGCAACGTACTAAGACCAATGCGCGTACGCGTAAAGGTCCACGTAAACCAATCAAGAAGTAA
- a CDS encoding DNA-directed RNA polymerase subunit alpha, whose product MQGSVTEFLKPRLVDIEQVNSTRAKVTLEPLERGFGHTLGNALRRILLSSMPGCAVTEVEIDGVLHEYSSKEGVQEDILEILLNLKGLAVTIEGKDEAMLTLSKSGAGPVIAADITHDGDVTIVNPDHVICHLTGNNDISMRIRVERGRGYVPASARAQTEDDDRPIGRLLVDASFSPVARIAYNVEAARVEQRTDLDKLVIDMTTNGTIDPEEAIRRSATILAEQLDAFVELRDVTEPEMKEEKPEFDPILLRPVDDLELTVRSANCLKAEAIHYIGDLVQRTEVELLKTPNLGKKSLTEIKDVLASRGLSLGMRLENWPPASLADDL is encoded by the coding sequence ATGCAGGGTTCTGTTACAGAATTTCTTAAACCGCGTCTCGTTGATATCGAGCAGGTTAACTCAACACGTGCCAAGGTTACTTTGGAACCGCTTGAGCGTGGTTTCGGCCACACTTTAGGTAACGCGTTGCGTCGCATCCTATTGTCGTCTATGCCCGGCTGCGCGGTTACCGAAGTCGAGATTGACGGCGTACTGCACGAATACAGCAGTAAGGAAGGCGTACAAGAAGATATCCTTGAAATCTTGCTAAATCTGAAAGGCTTAGCAGTGACTATCGAGGGTAAAGACGAGGCTATGCTTACATTAAGCAAGTCCGGCGCAGGCCCTGTCATCGCAGCAGATATCACGCATGATGGTGATGTCACTATCGTGAATCCTGATCATGTTATCTGTCATTTAACAGGTAACAATGATATCAGCATGCGTATTCGCGTTGAGCGTGGTCGTGGTTATGTGCCAGCATCTGCTCGTGCACAGACAGAAGACGATGATCGCCCAATCGGCCGTTTGCTGGTTGATGCTTCTTTCTCGCCAGTCGCACGTATTGCCTACAATGTAGAAGCAGCTCGTGTTGAACAGCGTACTGACTTGGATAAACTCGTTATCGATATGACCACTAACGGTACTATTGATCCTGAGGAAGCTATCCGTCGTTCTGCAACCATCTTAGCTGAACAGCTGGATGCGTTTGTCGAGCTGCGTGACGTGACTGAGCCAGAAATGAAAGAAGAGAAGCCGGAGTTCGATCCGATTCTGTTGCGTCCTGTCGACGATTTAGAGCTAACTGTACGTTCGGCTAACTGTTTGAAAGCCGAAGCGATTCATTACATCGGAGATCTGGTACAGCGTACTGAAGTTGAGTTGCTGAAGACCCCTAACTTAGGTAAGAAGTCTCTTACTGAAATTAAGGACGTTTTAGCTTCTCGCGGACTGTCGTTAGGTATGCGTTTGGAAAACTGGCCTCCAGCTAGTTTAGCAGACGACCTATAA
- the ccmE gene encoding cytochrome c maturation protein CcmE — MNPRRKKRLTLAVALIGGVAAIASLLLYALNSNLNLFYTPSEIVNGKTDTGVKPEAGQRIRVGGMVTVGSMVRDPNSLHVQFAVHDSLGGEILVTYDDLLPDLFREGQGIVAQGVLGEDGKLAATEVLAKHDENYMPPEVAEAMGQKHEKLDYSQQKSATQ, encoded by the coding sequence GTGAACCCAAGACGCAAAAAGAGACTGACATTAGCTGTAGCATTAATCGGTGGCGTTGCCGCAATTGCTTCACTTTTGTTGTATGCGCTGAACTCCAACTTAAACCTATTTTATACACCGTCTGAGATTGTTAACGGCAAAACCGATACTGGTGTAAAACCCGAAGCAGGCCAACGTATTCGTGTGGGCGGCATGGTAACTGTTGGCTCTATGGTGCGTGATCCAAACAGCCTACACGTGCAGTTTGCTGTACACGATTCCTTAGGTGGCGAAATTCTAGTGACCTATGATGATCTATTACCGGATCTATTTCGTGAGGGCCAAGGTATCGTGGCACAAGGCGTATTAGGTGAAGATGGTAAGTTGGCCGCGACTGAAGTCTTAGCCAAGCATGACGAAAACTATATGCCACCTGAAGTTGCCGAGGCTATGGGCCAAAAGCATGAGAAACTTGATTACAGCCAACAGAAATCGGCAACTCAATAA